The nucleotide sequence TGTGCGAGGCGCTGTTCTGCGGCTCTGCAAGCTCTATCAGGGCCGCCCCCGTGGACTTGCCCTTGGGAAATTCAAATTTGGCCGGGGTGCGCACCGCGCCGATGGCGGTAACCGTGGGCCCCTTGTCGCCGACCACAAGGGTGTCGCCCTCCTGCACGCGCACGGCGGGCAAAACGCCCTTGCGTGCAAAGGGGTACAAATCAAGGTTGGCTACAGCCTTGCCGTCGCGCATAAGGCGGATATCACGGTAGCTGCCGCGCACGGGATCAAGCCCGCCAGCCTTGTCCAAAAAGCTCAGCAAAGGATCACCAGGCGTGCCGGTGTAGCGCCCTGGCCTGGTCACGCCGCCGGTAACAAAGATGGCGATGGGCCGCGCATCCAGAGGGGCCGCGTATATCTGCACATCGGCGTGGCCGTTGGCGGACAGCTTGCTGCGCAGGGCTTCGGCCAGTTTGTCGTAGCCAAGACCGGCCACGGGGATGGCCCCCACTTCGGGCACGTCCAGGTGCCCGTCGGCCGCTACGGTCAGGGTGCTGTCAACCTTGAGGTCGCCACCCCAGAGGCGCAGCACCACGCGATCGCCTGGAGCGATGATGGAGGTGTCCTTGGCGTCCTTGGCCGCGTCCTTGCTCTGCGAAAAATTGCCCTGAAACAGGTTGGCTGCATAGGGTTGCGGAGCGTTTTCAGCTCTGGCCGCGCTGGACAAGACCAGAAAAACCAGCAGAAAAGCAAATAATGTTCTGTGCGACATGGCAGTGATGATGCAATGGATTCGGGCTTGCATGGCCCCCAGAGGTGGTTCCGCAAACAGGCCGTAGCCCTTGGGTTCCGTATTCAGCCTCGCAAGGCTTTCTGTCCGTAGGCAAAGGGCAGTATGTCTGTGCTGCTCCTTGCCGAAAGGGCGGGTGGGCGCGAGGCCTGCGACCGTAACAAGTAAAGCGCACGGGCAAGGTAACCGCCGTGCGCTTCAATAAATAATCATATTTTCCCGGTTTAGCCAGAGGCAATACAGGCCCGGGCCTTTTTTGTCCGATCAAAGCCCGTTCAACACCGCGCCGCAAACCGGTTTATTGCGAGATGCCCTGGCCCCACACCCTGGGCGCCATGTTCCAGTGCCCCTTGGAATCGCGGCAGATCACAATAACCTCTGCCTCCCGCTGGCCCGAGAGCACTGTTCCGCGTTTGCAGTCTTCGCCCTTGGCGGAGGTGAACAGCTCGTCAAGGCTCACGTGCACGCCCTTGCCAAAGTCCGGGTCGTCAACAGTCGCGGTTTCACCCACGTTGGAAACAATCATGAATCCCGTAACCGGGCCGGGGGGAGTGGCTGGCTGCTCTGGCGCCCCGCCAAAGCCGCACCCGCCGAGCAGCATGATAGCTGTAACCGCGAGGCCAGAAAGACCGAGTCGCCCCTGTCTGAACAGCCCCTGCGGCAGATGTGCAAAAAGCGTTTGCATGGCATTTCCTCATAATGACCGCCGTATTCTGCTGAACACTGCGGCGTTTTCTTTCATCTCGCAAAGAAAAGGGCGTCTGTCAATGCTGCCTGAAGCTCGCCCGCTGGCCGCTTACAATAATCACGGTTTTTGTAAAAAGGAGGAATTTATGTTGTGATACCAAAACAAGTCGGCTAGTTAGCAAAATCACAATTACTAAATAATGAATTTTATTTTGCATTTTATTGCGGGCATGGTATTTTGTAGACAATCGAGAAGTAAACTTCGGGAGATGTCATGTCCAAATTGGCGATGAAAACCATCCAGGTGCATGACGCCGTGGGCAGCGTGCTGTGCCACGACATCACTAGAATTGTGCCGGGTGAAAGCAAAGGGCCAGTTTTTCGCAAAGGCCATGTGGTAAGGCAAGAAGACGTTGAAGTGCTTTTGCAGGTTGGCAAAGAGCATCTCTACGTTTTTGAATCGCTGCCCGGCATGGTGCACGAAAATGACGCCGCCGCGCGGGTTATTGCTGCCGTTGCAGGCAGCAACCTCGTGCGCACCGACCCCAAGGAAGGGCGCATTGATCTGCTGGCCGCCTGTGACGGCCTTCTGCGTATTGATGTGCCTGTTCTCAACCGCATTAACAGTCTGGGCGAAATCTCCGTCGCAACAATCCACAGCATGCAGCACGTCACCAAGGGCCGTCCTGTTGCGGGCTCGCGCGTAGTGCCGTTGATGATTGAGGATGAAAAGCTGCGGCAGCTCGAATCACTTGTAACCGGCCCGGTCATAGAAGTGCTGCCCCTGCGCCGCGCCAAGGTAGGCGTGGTCACCACCGGCAGCGAGGTGTTTTACGGGCGGATTCAGGATGCCTTTGGCCCGGTGCTGCGCAAAAAGTTTGCGGCTCTGGGCAGCGCGGTTGTGGGGCAAACCCTCACCAGCGACGAGGTCTCCATGACTGCCGGGGCCATCAGGGATTTTTTGGAACAGGGCGCTGACCTTATTGTGGTAACAGGCGGCATGTCTGTTGACCCCGACGACCGCACGCCAACGGCCATCCGCGCTTCCGGGGCGGAGGTGGCCAGTTACGGCGCGCCGGTGTACCCCGGGGCCATGTTTCTTCTGGCTTATGCCCAGGGCGCTGCGGGGCGGGTTCCCGTGCTGGGTTTGCCGGGCTGCGTCATGTACCACAAGGCCAGCATTTTTGACCTCATAGTGCCGCGCCTCTTGGCAGGCATAGAAGTAACCTCGGCCGATGTCGCGGCATTGGGGCACGGGGGCTTTTGCGCCCAGTGCGAAGTGTGCCGTTACCCCGTCTGTCCCTTTGGCAAGTAGGCGGCGGGCAAACAATTGACCCCGGGCGCGGATTCTCCGCGCAGGCATATACCTTTGTTCATCATTTAAAGGAGTCGCGCATGGAAACAAAGACCCTTGTGATTAACGGCATACCCCGGCGGTTGCTGGTTAAACCCGAAGACATGCTGGTGGATGTGCTGCGTGATCAGCTGCAGATTACCAGCGTTAAGGTTGGTTGCGGTAAAGGACAGTGTGGCGCCTGCACGGTCATTCTTGACGGCAAAGTGGTACGCGCCTGCGTGGTAAAAATGAGCCGCGTGGCCGAAAACGCCGCCGTCACCACCCTTGAGGGCGTGGGTACCCCAAGCAACCTGCACCCCCTGCAGCACTCGTGGATTTACCACGGTGCGGCGCAGTGCGGTTTCTGCACCCCTGGTTTTATTGTTTCGGCCAAGGCCCTGCTTGATTCCAATCCCAACCCCAGCCGCGAAGACGTGCGCGACTGGTTCCAGAAAAATCACAACGTGTGCCGCTGCACGGGCTACAAGCCCCTGGTGGACGCGGTTATGGACGCAGCCGCCCTCATGCGCGGCGAAAAAACGCTGGACGACGTTACCTTCAAGATGCCTGCCGACGGCCGCATCTGGGGTTCCACCATGCCCCGCCCCTCGGCGGTAGCCAAGGTTACCGGCACTGCCGAGTTTGGCGCTGACGCCGCCCACCGCCTGCCCCAAAACACCCTGCACCTCGCCATTGCGCAGGCCAAAGTATCACACGCCAACATCAAGGGCATCGACACCTCCGAAGCCGAAAAAATGCCCGGCGTGTACAAGGTGCTGACCCACAAGGACGTGAAGGGCAAGAACCGCATTACCGGTCTCATCACCTTCCCCACCAACAAGGGCGACGGCTGGGAACGTCCCATCCTTAACGACAAAAAGATCTTCCAGTACGGCGACGCGCTGGCCATCGTCTGCGCCGATTCGGAATGCAACGCCCGCGCCGCGGCGGAAAAGGTCAAGTTTGACCTTGAGCTGCTGCCCGAATACATGAGCGCTCCCGAGGCCATGGCCCCGGACGCCATCGAGATTCACCCCGGCACCCCCAACATCTATTACGATCAGCTTGAAGAAAAAGGCGCGGATACCGCTCCCTTCTTCAAGGACCCCGCCAACGTGGTGGCCGAAGGCGATTATTACACCCAGCGCCAGCCCCACCTGCCCATCGAACCCGATGTGGGCTATGGCTACATCAACGACAAGGGCCAGGTGGTTCTCCACTCCAAGTCCGTAGCCATCCACCTGCACGCGATGATGATCGCCCCCGGCCTTGGTCTGGAATTTCCCAAAGATCTCGTGCTGGTGCAAAACACCACCGGCGGCACCTTTGGCTACAAGTTCAGCCCCACCATGGAAGCCCTGGTGGGCGTGGCCGTCATGGCCACCGGCCGTCCCTGCCACCTGCGTTACAACTACGAACAGCAGCAAAACTACACCGGCAAGCGCTCGCCCTTCTGGACCACCGTGCGTATGGCCGCCACCAAGCAGGGTAAAATCCTCGCCATGGAAACGGATTGGAGCGTCGACCACGGCCCCTATTCCGAATTCGGCGATCTGCTCACCCTGCGCGGCGCGCAGTACATCGGCGCTGGCTACGGCATAGCCAACATCCGCGGCAAGGGCCGCACTGTTGCCACCAACCACTGCTGGGGCGCGGCTTTCCGCGGCTATGGCGCGCCTGAAACCGAGTTCCCCTCTGAAGTGCTCATGGACGAACTGGCTGAAAAGCTGGGCATGGATCCCTTTGATCTGCGCGAAATGAACTGCTACCGCGAGGGCGACACCAACCCCTCCGGTCAGGTTCCCGAAGTCATGAGCCTGCCCGAAATGTTTGCAAAAATGCGCCCCTACTACGAGGAGGCCAAAAAGACCGTCAAGGCCAAGTCCACCGCTGAAGTAAAACGCGGCGTGGGCATCGCTTTGGGCATATACGGCGCCGGTCTTGACGGGCCTGACACCTCCGAGGCCTGGGCCGAACTGAACCCCGACGGCAGCGTAACCGTTGGCAACTCGTGGGAAGACCACGGCCAGGGCGCTGACTCCGGCACGCTGGGCACCGCCCACGAAGCCCTGCGTCCTTTGGGCGTCAAGGCCGAAAACATCCACCTGGTCATGAACGACACCAGCAAGACCCCCAATTCCGGTCCTGCCGGCGGTTCGCGTTCGCAGGTTGTTACCGGCAACGCCACCCGCGTGGCCTGCGAAATGCTTATTGAAGGCATGCGCAAGCCCAGCGGCGGCTTCTTTACCTATGACGAAATGAAGGCCGAGGGACGCCCCGTCCACTACGACGGCAAGTGGTCCGCTCCGGCCAAGGACTGCGACCTCAAGGGCCAGGGCGAACCCTTTGCCTGCTACATGTACGGCCTGTTCCTGGCCGAAGTGGCTGTGGAAGTGGCCACCGGCAAAACCACGGTTGAAAAGCTCGTGTGCGTGGCCGACATCGGCACGCTGTGCAACAAGCTTGTGGTCGACGGCCAGATCTACGGCGGCTTGGCGCAGGGCGTGGGCCTTGCCCTGACCGAAGACTACGAAGACCTCAAAAAGCACAGCACCCTTGCTGGCGCGGGCGTGCCCACCATCAAGATGATTCCTGACGACATGGAAATCGTCTATGTGCAGACCCCCCGCAAAGCCGGTCCCTTCGGCGCGTCCGGCGTGGGCGAAATGCCCCTCTCCGCGCCGCATCCGGCCATCATCAACGCCATCTACAACGCCTGCGGCGCGCGCGTGCGTCATCTGCCCGCGCGTCCCGAAAAGGTGTTGGCGGCCATGCCCAAGTAGGGTAGGGTTTAGCTAACCTTCTGGAGAAGCAGGGGAGATTCCTTTTGCAAAAAAGGTTTCTCCCCTGAATCCCAGCCCCAGGTTCATCTGTTATCCACACCGCGCGTCAGGTCGGTTGGGCCGTACGGCGCGCAATGTTTGCGGCGGGGCTTTCAGGGGGTTCTCTGAAAGCCCCGCTCAGCATTGGAGCAGCGGTTCGCGCCGACATGCCCTTTGCCAATCATACCCGTACCAAGCCAGCGAGAACGCCGCCATGATGGATCAACAACGTCTGCACGAAATAGAGTCGCACTGCACGCAGGAGAGCCCGCCACGCTGCCGGGTGGCCTGCCCCTTTGGTCTGGATGTGCGCGCCTTTATGGCCCGTCTGGCCGAGGGCAAACCGGGCGAGGCCCGCAAGGTGCTTGAGCGGCATCTGCCCCTGCCCGGCATTTTGGCCAGTATTTGCGACCACCCCTGCGAAAATGCCTGCCTGCGGCAGGATCTGGGTGGCAGCGTGGCCATGCACGGGCTTGAGCTGTCGTGCATGCTGGCCGTGGGCGCGCAAGGCCGTCCGCTGCCCCTGCCGCCCAAAAAATACCGCATGGCGATCATGGGCGCCGGTTTTGCCGGTCTGGTGGCCGCCTGGGATCTGTCGCGCAAGGCCTACCCTGTCACGGTTTTTCACACAGGTACTGCGGCGGAGTTTTTGCTGGCCCGCTATCCGGCGCTGGCCCGAGGTCCTGCGTCGGGCATAAGCAAGGATTTTGCGGCAGAGGACATGGAGCTGCTTGCCCGGCAAAAGGTCAGCTTTGTGCAGACGACGCTGGACGCTGCCTTGCTGGAAAAGCTGGCGGCGGAATACGACGCCGTGCTGGTGGATGCCGACGCCGTGCAGAAGGCTGCGAGCGGGCTTGTTCCTGAAGAATCGCAGGTTGATGCCGAAACCCTGCTCTGGCGCGACAATATCTGTTGCGCGGGTTGGCCCAGCAGCACGCCCACCGGGCATGCTTTTGCCTCGCCATCGCGGCAGGGCGGGCAGGGGCGGCACGCCGCCCAGACCATGGAGCGCGTGACCAGCGGCGTATCGCTGACGGCGGCGCGCGAAAAATCGCAGGGATCGCTGCACACCGATGTAACTGGTATAGCGCCCGTGCCGAGGATAGAACCGGCCCTGCGGACGGGCGACAGCCTGGCAGAACCGCTGTTTTCAGAGCAGGAATCAGTGCAGGAGGCGGAGCGCTGCCTGCAGTGCCAGTGCATGATCTGCGTGCGCGAATGCGTGTTTTTGCAAAAGTTCAAGGGCTACCCGCGCCTGTACGCCCGGCAGGTCAACAACAACGCCTCCATCGTCAAGGGCCTGCATACGGCCAACGCCATCATCAACGGCTGCGCCCTGTGCGGCCAGTGCGAAGAACTGTGCCCGGAGAATTTTTCCATGGCCGAGCTGTGCCTCTCCGCGCGGGAGGACATGGTCGAACGCGGCTTTATGCCGCCCACGGCGCACGAATTTGCCCTTGAAGACATGGAGAGCGCCTCCGGGCCGGAATGCGCGCTTACGCTGCCGGCCGTACCCCCAGCCGCTGCCGGAGCCCAAGGCAACGCCCCGGCTCAAAGTACGGACAGCCAGTGGCTGTTTTTCCCCGGCTGCCAGCTGGCCGCGTCGCGGGTGGAGCAGACCGCCGCGTTGTACGATCTGCTGCGCCGTCGTTTGGGGCCTGAGGCCGGGGCGGGCGCTGGGGCCGGCGTTGGCATCATGCTTTCCTGTTGCGGCATCCCCGCCCGCTGGGCAGGCAGAACAGCCCTGTTCAACGAGCACACGGCAAAATTGCGGCAGGCCTGGCAAGACATGGGCAAGCCGCGCATCATGGCGGCCTGCTCGTCGTGCCTTGCCGCCCTGCGCGAAGGCCTGCCGGAAGCGCAGTGCGTCTCCGTGTGGGAGGTGCTGGACGGTCTGTCTTTCAATTGGCCCGACAGCCAGTCCCGCCATCTGCCTTCATCCAGGGACAATGCCCCGGCTGGACCGCTGCCCCAGGTTTTTTCGGTGCAGGACCCCTGCACGGCTAGGCACGACAAGGCCTGGCTGGCCGCTGTGCGCAGCCTGGCTGGCAAATGCGGGGTTACGGTTGAGGAGCCGCGCCTCAGCGGCGCATCAACCGCCTGTTGCGGCTACGGCGGCCTTGTATGGTGCGCCCAGCCGCAAACCGCCAGGGCCATGAGCGACAACAGGGCCGCGCAGCTTGAGCACCCCGGCCTGGCCTCGTGCATCATGTGCCGCGACCGTCTGGCTGCCAGCGGCAAGGAATGCTGGCATCTGCTCGACCTGCTGTTCCCGGCGGCGGAGGTCGCGTCCGGCCTTGCCCCTGGCCCCGGCCTGTCGGCCCGCCGCGCCAACAGGGCAGCGCTGCGCAGCAGGCTGCTTGAAACATACGGCCCCAATGCCGGGCTGCCTGCCGCGTCTGTTGCCGCGCCTGTTGCCGCGCCCGTGCACGCGGGCAAGGGGCTTGCGCTGGTAGCGCCGGAGGCCTTGGCGCGGCTTGAGGAGCGGCACATCCTGCTGTCTGACGTGGAAGGGGCCGTTGTGGGGGCCGAAGCCAGCGGTCACTGGTTTGAAAATTTGGAGAACGGTCATCGCCTTGGCTCGTGGCGGCCCAGAAAGGTGACCTTTTGGGTGGAGTACGAAAAACAGGGCCAGGGTTTTGTGCTGCATGATGCGTGGTGCCACCGCATGGTGGTTCCGGGGTCTGGCGGTCAGGAAGCGGCGGACGTCATCAGCAGCCACCAGTGCTGCACCGACGGGCAGCGCGCGGCGCACGAGACCGGGCAACCTGGCTCGCAGGGAGGTGAGCGGTCATGAGTATGGGGCCAAACTACGGGCCTGACAGCGGCAAGTGGGTATGCGGTCGTTGTCATGTCGCCCTTGAGCAGGTGAAAGTTCCGGTTTTTTACCTCAACAGCGCCTTTGACGTGTTTTTACCGCGCTGCCCGCAGTGCGGGCTGACGCAGGTGCCCAAATCACTGGCCGAAGGCAAGATGCTTGAGGTGGAAGCTCTGCTGGAAGACAAGTGAACGCTCTTTGGGAACGGCCCGATTTCCGCCGTGCGGCGGGCGACGCCTGGCGGCCCGGCGGCGTGGAGCTGACAGGGCGGGCGCTTGATGCGTGCGCGTCTCTGGGCCTGCTGGCTCCAGGGGGCACGGTGCTTGATCTGGGCAGCGGGGCGGGGGCCACGTTGCGCCTGCTGGCTCAGCGGGGCTACCGGGCCGTGGGGCTGGACAAGCATGCGGAATGCGCATCGCCTGCAGGCGTTCCGCTGCCCTGTGACGCTTGCAGCCTTGTGCGGGCCGACCTTGCCCGCCCGCCGCTGGCTGCCGGTTGTTGCGACGGGGTACTGTGCGAATGCGTGCTCTCGCTGCTGGACAACCCCCAGGCGGTCCTAGGCGCGGTCTTTCGCGCTTTGCGCCCCGGCGGGGCGCTGGTGGTCAGCGACCTCATGCTGCGCCCCGGCCATGACCTTGCGTCAGCAGCCTGCAGCTATGGCCCAGACGGGGCGGAAGCCGTATGCGGCTCAGCACCCGCAGGTGCGCAAAGCAGGGTTGCAGTCGGGTCTGATGGCAGCGTTGAGGATGCTCTTAAAAATTCGTGTTTTGCTGGCGCTCGGCCAGAATCCGCATGGCGGGGGCTGATTACGTCGGCGGGGTTTGCGTTGCAGCGCTACGAGGACAACAGCCGGGCGCTGGTGGAGCTGGCGGCGCGTATGGTCTGGTATGGCGACGGCGATTCGCGGCCCTCTGGCTCCTGCGCCTGTCGCGGCGCGGGCGCGGGCCGCCCCTGGCGGGCTTATGGATACGGCCTGTGGATTGCCCGTAAGGAGGCTTTATGAATCCCATGATGATGGAATTGCTGCCCCTGGTGCATCAGGGCTACTGCTGCAGCCAGCTGCTGCTTTTGTTGATGCTGCAGGCCCAGGACAGGCAGAACCCCGGTGTGGTGCGGGCGGCGCAGGGGCTGTGCCACGGCATAGGGCAGTCTGACGGCCCGTGCGGCCTTTTGACCGGCGGGGCGTGCGCGCTGGCGCTGGTTGCTGGCAAGGGGGCGGATGACGAAACCGCCCACCATCTGCTGACGCCCTTGCTCAACGATTACGCCACATGGTTTTACGACCGCACCGCCGCTTACGGCGGGCAGCGCTGCGGGCAGATCGCGGCGGGGCTTGGCGCTGCTTCGGGGGTTGCGGGCGAGCAGCCCAACCCTGTGGCCTGCGGCGATCTGCTGGCCGAATGCTGGGGAAAAATTATGGAACTGGTTCAGAGCTACGAGCTGGATCTTACGGAAAAAGCATGACCCTGCGCCGTACCCAGAGTCTGTGCCCCGTATGCCTGCGGCGGATCGAGGCCACGTACGAGCAGTCGGGCACTGACCCACGGGCCGTGGTGCTGCGCAAAACCTGCCCCGATCACGGCACGTTCAGCGTGCCGGTATGGCGACAGTCCGATGCTGGCGCACTGGCCGCGCCGTCCTTTACCGCATGGTCGCGTCCCAAAAGTCCCTCCTATCCGGCCAACCCGCACACGCCTATCAGCGACGGCTGCCCCTTTGACTGCGGCCTGTGCCCGGCCCACGCCCAGCATACCTGTACGGGCCTGTTTGAAGTCACCAAACGCTGCGACATGGCTTGTCCCGTATGTTATGCGCAGGCTGGTTCGTCATCGAACCCTCGCGGTGAGGCCGACGACCTGCCGCTGAGCGTTGTGACCATGCAGATGGACACCCTCAAGGAGGCATCCGGCCCTTGCAACGTGCAGATATCGGGCGGCGAACCCACCGTGCGCGACGACTTGCCGCAAATTATCGGCATGGCCCGGCAGCGCGGGTTTGGCTTGGTGCAGATCAACACAAACGGACTCAGGCTGTCGCGTCAGCAGGGCTATGCCCGCATGTTGCGCGCTGCCGGGCTTGATTCCGTCTACCTGCAGTGGGACGGCGTGCGCGAAAGCACGTTTACCGTTCTGCGTGGTCGGCATTGTCTTGATTTCAAGCGCGCGGCGGTGCGCAACTGCGCCGACGCCGGGCTTGGGGTGGTGCTGGTGGCCACGGTTGTGCGCGGCGTCAACGACGGCGAGCTGGGCGACCTTTTGCGGCTGGCGCTGGAAATGGGCCCCGCGGTGCGCGGGCTGCACATCCAGCCAGCGGCGTTTTTTGGCCGTTACCCCTGGCGGCTCGAGGATGCCCCGCGCCTTACCCTGCCCGAGGTCATGACCGAGCTGTCCCGGCAGGCTCCGGAAATGGTCAGCCCGAGCCAGCTGCACCCGCCCGGCTGCGAAAACGAACTGTGCTCGTTCAGCGCAGTTTATCGCCGGGTGCAAAAAAACGGTCAGCCGGGGCTTGAGTGGTTGCCCGATGCCGGGCAGTCGTGCTGTTCGCCCACGCCGCAGCCCGGCGTTGCGGCTGCGCCGCCATCCGCCGGGGAGGGGGCGCGCAAGGCCAAGCAGTTTGTGGCTCTGCACTGGAAGCGCGACAGCGCGGCGGTGGGCGGCGATCATGTTGCAGACAGCTCTGGCGGCGGGCCTGACCATAATGTCGCTGCAGACGGCTTCAGCCGCTTTTTGGCGCAGGCCGGGGCGGAGCAGCGGTTTACCCTGTCGTCCATGGCGTTTCAGGATGCCCTGAGCCTGGACCTTGACCGTGTGCGCGGCTGCTGCATCCACGTGGTGCGGCCCGACGGGCGCATGATTCCGTTTTGCCTGCACAATCTGACCGCCAGTAACGGCGCGCGCCTGTATGGTGAATGAGCATGGATGCCGCCCAATCCGTCGGCCTTGCCCCTTGCCCGCTTGACGGCTGGCTTGCCGCGCAGTGCGGCGCAACCGGCAGTCACGACCTTCCCGGCTGTCTGGCGCAGGCCCGGCTTGCCCGTTTGCGCGAGACCTTGCAGCATGCAGCGCGCGGTTTTTTTTACGCCACGCGTTTGCAGTGCTGCAATCTTGACCTTGCGCGGGTGGAAGACCTGGAGAGCCTGCCCTTTACCACCGCTGAGGATCTGAGCAACTGGGGCGATTTTTTGTGCGTCTCGCAGGGGGATGTACAGCGCATGGTCACGTTGCACACGTCGGGAACCACAGGCCAGCCCAAGCGTCTTGCTTTTACGGATGCCGACCTTGCCCGTACGCGAGATTTTTTTGCCGTGGGCATGAGCCAGCTGGTGCGGGCCGGGCAGCGTCTGGCCGTGCTGCTGCCGGGCGCGGAGCGCCCGGACGGCGTGGCCGATCTGTTGCGTCAGGCTCTGGGGGGCGTCGGGGTGGATGTTGTGGCCCCGCCGTCAGACATACATAAGGCCAGTGAGGCAGGCAGCGCGGCAAACAGTCAGGTTGCCGGGCAAGCGCGCGGGCCGGAAGTTTTTTGCCAGAGCGGCGGGCAGCCGGGCGCGGCGCTGGCCTGCTGGCTCAGCGAGGTCGCGCCACATTGCCTTGTGGTGGCCCCGGCGCAGCTGGCCATGCTGCTGGCGCATTTTCCCCGTTGCGCGCCGCGGAACCTGGCGGGGGTGCTCTCCAGCGCCGAGCCGCTGGACGCGGAGCTTGGGCAAAACCTGAGGCGCGTGTGGCAGTGCGAGGTGCTGGATCACTACGGGCTTACAGAAACAGCCTACGGTTGCGCTGTTGAATGCCCGCGCCACGACGGTTTTCATATCCGTGAGCTGGACGTCCTTATAGAAATAGTAGATATTTCGGGGAGTAAAGTTTTGCCCGTCGGCCAGGCGGGCGAGGTTGTCATTACCACCCTGCAGCGCGAGGCCATGCCGCTGGTACGGTACCGCACCGGCGATGTCGCCCGTCTGCTGCCCGGCCCGTGCGCCTGCGGCAGCCCGTTGCGCAGGCTTGGCCCGGTACTTGGACGCATAGAGCGCCGGGCCGGATGCTGCCCCCGCATTGTCTGCCCTCCCAAGGGGGGAGGCAGGCAGGCTCCCTGCCTGTAACGGGCCGCAAAATTGCCATCCTGCATCTGCCGCAAATGTGGTGTCCGTATCGCGACGAAGGAAAGGAAGCTCATGAACCCAGCAGTTATCATTCTTGCCGCAGGCATGGCCTCGCGCATGGGCGAGGCCAAGGCTCTGCTTCCCTTGCCCTTGCTGCCCCGTGGCGGTCTCTGCTCGGCCCTGCGGGGTCTGGTCGCGCTGTACAGCGCGGCAGGGGTGGAGAACGTGGTCATCGTCAGCGGTTTTCATGCCGGGGTGGTGGAAGGCGAGGCTGAAACGCTCGGAATCACCG is from Desulfovibrio desulfuricans and encodes:
- a CDS encoding DVU3141 family protein, with translation MQTLFAHLPQGLFRQGRLGLSGLAVTAIMLLGGCGFGGAPEQPATPPGPVTGFMIVSNVGETATVDDPDFGKGVHVSLDELFTSAKGEDCKRGTVLSGQREAEVIVICRDSKGHWNMAPRVWGQGISQ
- a CDS encoding molybdopterin-binding protein produces the protein MKTIQVHDAVGSVLCHDITRIVPGESKGPVFRKGHVVRQEDVEVLLQVGKEHLYVFESLPGMVHENDAAARVIAAVAGSNLVRTDPKEGRIDLLAACDGLLRIDVPVLNRINSLGEISVATIHSMQHVTKGRPVAGSRVVPLMIEDEKLRQLESLVTGPVIEVLPLRRAKVGVVTTGSEVFYGRIQDAFGPVLRKKFAALGSAVVGQTLTSDEVSMTAGAIRDFLEQGADLIVVTGGMSVDPDDRTPTAIRASGAEVASYGAPVYPGAMFLLAYAQGAAGRVPVLGLPGCVMYHKASIFDLIVPRLLAGIEVTSADVAALGHGGFCAQCEVCRYPVCPFGK
- a CDS encoding molybdopterin-dependent aldehyde oxidoreductase, whose amino-acid sequence is METKTLVINGIPRRLLVKPEDMLVDVLRDQLQITSVKVGCGKGQCGACTVILDGKVVRACVVKMSRVAENAAVTTLEGVGTPSNLHPLQHSWIYHGAAQCGFCTPGFIVSAKALLDSNPNPSREDVRDWFQKNHNVCRCTGYKPLVDAVMDAAALMRGEKTLDDVTFKMPADGRIWGSTMPRPSAVAKVTGTAEFGADAAHRLPQNTLHLAIAQAKVSHANIKGIDTSEAEKMPGVYKVLTHKDVKGKNRITGLITFPTNKGDGWERPILNDKKIFQYGDALAIVCADSECNARAAAEKVKFDLELLPEYMSAPEAMAPDAIEIHPGTPNIYYDQLEEKGADTAPFFKDPANVVAEGDYYTQRQPHLPIEPDVGYGYINDKGQVVLHSKSVAIHLHAMMIAPGLGLEFPKDLVLVQNTTGGTFGYKFSPTMEALVGVAVMATGRPCHLRYNYEQQQNYTGKRSPFWTTVRMAATKQGKILAMETDWSVDHGPYSEFGDLLTLRGAQYIGAGYGIANIRGKGRTVATNHCWGAAFRGYGAPETEFPSEVLMDELAEKLGMDPFDLREMNCYREGDTNPSGQVPEVMSLPEMFAKMRPYYEEAKKTVKAKSTAEVKRGVGIALGIYGAGLDGPDTSEAWAELNPDGSVTVGNSWEDHGQGADSGTLGTAHEALRPLGVKAENIHLVMNDTSKTPNSGPAGGSRSQVVTGNATRVACEMLIEGMRKPSGGFFTYDEMKAEGRPVHYDGKWSAPAKDCDLKGQGEPFACYMYGLFLAEVAVEVATGKTTVEKLVCVADIGTLCNKLVVDGQIYGGLAQGVGLALTEDYEDLKKHSTLAGAGVPTIKMIPDDMEIVYVQTPRKAGPFGASGVGEMPLSAPHPAIINAIYNACGARVRHLPARPEKVLAAMPK
- a CDS encoding pyridine nucleotide-disulfide oxidoreductase/dicluster-binding protein is translated as MMDQQRLHEIESHCTQESPPRCRVACPFGLDVRAFMARLAEGKPGEARKVLERHLPLPGILASICDHPCENACLRQDLGGSVAMHGLELSCMLAVGAQGRPLPLPPKKYRMAIMGAGFAGLVAAWDLSRKAYPVTVFHTGTAAEFLLARYPALARGPASGISKDFAAEDMELLARQKVSFVQTTLDAALLEKLAAEYDAVLVDADAVQKAASGLVPEESQVDAETLLWRDNICCAGWPSSTPTGHAFASPSRQGGQGRHAAQTMERVTSGVSLTAAREKSQGSLHTDVTGIAPVPRIEPALRTGDSLAEPLFSEQESVQEAERCLQCQCMICVRECVFLQKFKGYPRLYARQVNNNASIVKGLHTANAIINGCALCGQCEELCPENFSMAELCLSAREDMVERGFMPPTAHEFALEDMESASGPECALTLPAVPPAAAGAQGNAPAQSTDSQWLFFPGCQLAASRVEQTAALYDLLRRRLGPEAGAGAGAGVGIMLSCCGIPARWAGRTALFNEHTAKLRQAWQDMGKPRIMAACSSCLAALREGLPEAQCVSVWEVLDGLSFNWPDSQSRHLPSSRDNAPAGPLPQVFSVQDPCTARHDKAWLAAVRSLAGKCGVTVEEPRLSGASTACCGYGGLVWCAQPQTARAMSDNRAAQLEHPGLASCIMCRDRLAASGKECWHLLDLLFPAAEVASGLAPGPGLSARRANRAALRSRLLETYGPNAGLPAASVAAPVAAPVHAGKGLALVAPEALARLEERHILLSDVEGAVVGAEASGHWFENLENGHRLGSWRPRKVTFWVEYEKQGQGFVLHDAWCHRMVVPGSGGQEAADVISSHQCCTDGQRAAHETGQPGSQGGERS
- a CDS encoding DVU_1557 family redox protein, which codes for MSMGPNYGPDSGKWVCGRCHVALEQVKVPVFYLNSAFDVFLPRCPQCGLTQVPKSLAEGKMLEVEALLEDK
- the trsM gene encoding DVU_1556 family methyltransferase; the encoded protein is MNALWERPDFRRAAGDAWRPGGVELTGRALDACASLGLLAPGGTVLDLGSGAGATLRLLAQRGYRAVGLDKHAECASPAGVPLPCDACSLVRADLARPPLAAGCCDGVLCECVLSLLDNPQAVLGAVFRALRPGGALVVSDLMLRPGHDLASAACSYGPDGAEAVCGSAPAGAQSRVAVGSDGSVEDALKNSCFAGARPESAWRGLITSAGFALQRYEDNSRALVELAARMVWYGDGDSRPSGSCACRGAGAGRPWRAYGYGLWIARKEAL
- a CDS encoding DVU_1555 family C-GCAxxG-C-C protein, whose amino-acid sequence is MNPMMMELLPLVHQGYCCSQLLLLLMLQAQDRQNPGVVRAAQGLCHGIGQSDGPCGLLTGGACALALVAGKGADDETAHHLLTPLLNDYATWFYDRTAAYGGQRCGQIAAGLGAASGVAGEQPNPVACGDLLAECWGKIMELVQSYELDLTEKA